Proteins co-encoded in one Bacillus paramycoides genomic window:
- the adhE gene encoding bifunctional acetaldehyde-CoA/alcohol dehydrogenase, whose amino-acid sequence MVVKEKVVNEMQEVKEMVDTLVNNGRKALQALESFTQEQIDNIVHEMALAGVDQHMPLAKLAVEETGRGVYEDKCIKNIFATEYIWHSIKKDKTVGIIHEDPHEEIIEIAEPVGVVAGVTPVTNPTSTTMFKALIAIKTRNPIIFAFHPSAQKCSIAAAKTVYDAAVKAGAPKYCIQWIEKPSVEATKQLMNHEDVALVLATGGAGMVKSAYSTGKPALGVGPGNVPCYIEKSAHIKRAVNDLILSKTFDNGMICASEQAIIIDKEIYDAVKAEMIANDCYFVTEEERRKLEKLVINENTCAVNSDIVGKSAQYIAALVGINVPENTKMLVAEIQGIGAAYPLSREKLSPVLACVKANSLEEGFTYCEEMLNLGGLGHSAVIHSVNKEVQKQFGLRMKACRLIVNAPSSQGGIGDIYNGFIPSLTLGCGSYGKNSVSQNVTATHLLNIKRLANRKKNMQWFKLPPKIYFEKHATAYLANMPNISRAFIVTDPGMVEHGYVDTVAHYLRKHANDVKVEVFFEVEPDPSDETVFKGAEMMRSFQPDVIIALGGGSAMDAAKGMWLFYEHPETTFYGIKQKFLDIRKRTCKYPELGSKAQFVAIPTTSGTGSEVTPFAVITDKKNNIKYPLADYELTPDVAIVDPQFVMTVPPHVTADTGMDVLTHAIEAYVSVLANDYTDGLALKAIDLVFKYLPRAFKDGNDEEAREKMHNASAIAGMAFANAFLGINHSLAHKIGPEFHIPHGRANAILMPHVVRYNAIKPRKHALFPKYEHFVADERYAHIARMLGLPASSVAEGVESLVQAIIELGKKLNINMSIAGQGVAKDQFEEVVGLLAERAFEDQCTTANPKLPLISELKEIYMKAYKGE is encoded by the coding sequence ATGGTAGTCAAAGAGAAAGTTGTAAATGAAATGCAGGAAGTAAAAGAGATGGTTGATACGTTAGTGAATAACGGTCGAAAGGCTTTACAAGCATTAGAAAGTTTTACACAAGAGCAAATTGACAACATTGTTCATGAAATGGCATTAGCAGGTGTTGATCAACATATGCCACTTGCGAAGTTGGCTGTTGAAGAAACAGGTCGTGGTGTATACGAAGATAAATGTATTAAAAATATTTTTGCTACTGAATATATTTGGCATAGTATAAAGAAAGATAAAACAGTAGGGATTATTCACGAAGATCCTCATGAAGAAATAATAGAAATTGCGGAACCGGTCGGTGTAGTAGCTGGGGTAACGCCAGTAACGAATCCAACATCGACAACGATGTTTAAAGCATTGATTGCGATAAAAACGAGAAATCCAATTATTTTCGCATTTCATCCTTCCGCACAAAAATGTTCCATTGCAGCGGCGAAAACAGTATATGATGCAGCAGTGAAGGCGGGGGCACCAAAATATTGTATTCAGTGGATTGAAAAACCTTCTGTTGAAGCAACGAAACAATTAATGAATCATGAAGATGTTGCGCTTGTTTTGGCCACTGGAGGAGCAGGTATGGTGAAATCAGCTTATTCTACTGGAAAACCAGCGCTAGGTGTAGGTCCTGGTAATGTACCATGTTATATAGAGAAATCAGCGCATATAAAACGAGCAGTTAATGATTTGATTTTATCCAAAACATTTGATAACGGCATGATTTGTGCATCAGAACAAGCAATCATTATAGATAAGGAAATTTATGATGCTGTGAAAGCAGAAATGATTGCAAATGATTGCTACTTTGTAACAGAGGAAGAGAGAAGAAAATTAGAAAAACTTGTTATTAATGAAAATACATGTGCGGTAAATAGTGATATTGTAGGGAAATCCGCACAGTATATTGCCGCATTAGTTGGAATTAATGTGCCTGAAAATACAAAAATGCTTGTAGCTGAAATACAAGGTATCGGAGCAGCATATCCACTATCTCGTGAGAAATTGAGTCCAGTATTAGCTTGTGTAAAAGCAAATTCATTAGAAGAAGGATTTACATATTGCGAAGAAATGTTAAACCTTGGTGGTTTAGGACATTCAGCAGTTATCCATTCTGTAAATAAAGAAGTGCAAAAGCAATTTGGATTACGTATGAAAGCTTGCCGCCTTATTGTAAATGCCCCTTCATCACAAGGTGGAATCGGTGACATATATAATGGATTTATTCCATCACTTACGCTTGGCTGCGGTTCCTACGGGAAAAACTCGGTTTCTCAAAATGTAACAGCGACGCATTTATTAAATATAAAAAGGTTGGCAAATAGAAAAAAGAATATGCAGTGGTTCAAATTACCACCAAAAATTTATTTTGAAAAACATGCGACAGCATATTTAGCAAATATGCCTAACATTTCACGTGCGTTTATTGTAACGGATCCAGGAATGGTTGAGCACGGATATGTAGATACGGTCGCGCATTATTTACGTAAACATGCAAATGATGTGAAAGTAGAAGTTTTCTTTGAGGTTGAGCCAGACCCATCAGATGAAACTGTGTTTAAAGGTGCGGAAATGATGAGAAGTTTTCAGCCAGATGTAATTATTGCACTGGGTGGTGGATCAGCTATGGATGCAGCGAAAGGGATGTGGCTTTTCTATGAGCATCCAGAAACAACATTCTATGGGATTAAACAGAAGTTTTTAGATATAAGAAAACGTACATGTAAATATCCGGAATTAGGGAGTAAGGCACAATTTGTTGCCATTCCAACAACATCAGGAACAGGATCAGAAGTGACACCATTCGCGGTTATTACAGATAAGAAAAATAATATAAAGTATCCACTCGCAGATTATGAATTAACACCAGATGTAGCAATTGTTGATCCGCAATTTGTAATGACAGTACCACCACATGTAACAGCTGATACTGGGATGGACGTATTAACGCATGCAATTGAGGCGTATGTGTCTGTTTTAGCAAATGACTATACAGATGGATTAGCATTAAAGGCCATTGATCTCGTATTTAAATATTTACCAAGAGCATTTAAAGATGGAAATGATGAAGAAGCACGAGAAAAAATGCATAATGCTTCTGCAATCGCAGGAATGGCATTTGCCAATGCTTTTCTAGGTATTAATCACAGTTTAGCACATAAAATTGGACCGGAATTCCATATTCCGCATGGGCGTGCGAATGCAATACTTATGCCACACGTAGTTCGCTATAATGCTATTAAGCCAAGAAAACACGCGTTGTTCCCAAAATATGAGCACTTTGTAGCTGATGAACGCTATGCACATATTGCGAGAATGCTCGGACTTCCAGCAAGTTCGGTGGCAGAAGGTGTGGAATCACTTGTCCAAGCAATTATTGAACTTGGAAAAAAATTAAATATAAACATGAGTATTGCAGGACAAGGGGTTGCTAAAGACCAATTTGAAGAGGTTGTTGGATTATTGGCAGAAAGAGCTTTTGAAGATCAATGTACAACAGCTAATCCAAAGCTCCCTCTCATTTCAGAGCTGAAAGAAATTTATATGAAAGCATATAAAGGTGAGTAA
- a CDS encoding bifunctional cystathionine gamma-lyase/homocysteine desulfhydrase, translated as MRAKTKLIHGIRIGEPSTGSVNVPIYQTSTYKQEAVGKHQGYEYSRTGNPTRAALEEMIAVLENGHAGFAFGSGMAAITATIMLFSKGDHVILTDDVYGGTYRVITKVLNRFGIEHTFVDTTKLEEVEEAIRPNTKAIYVETPTNPLLKITDIKKISTLAKAKDLLTIIDNTFMTPYWQSPISLGADIVLHSATKYLGGHSDVVAGLVVVNSQQLAEDLHFVQNSTGGILGPQDSFLLLRGLKTLGIRMEEHETNSRAIAEFLNNHPKVNKVYYPGLESHQNHELATEQANGFGAIISFDVDSEETLNKVLEKLQYFTLAESLGAVESLISIPSQMTHASIPADRRKELGITDTLIRISVGIEDGEDLIEDLAKALS; from the coding sequence ATGAGAGCAAAGACAAAGTTAATTCATGGTATTCGCATAGGAGAACCTTCAACTGGATCTGTAAATGTACCGATTTATCAAACAAGTACGTACAAACAAGAAGCAGTTGGTAAGCATCAAGGATATGAATATTCACGTACAGGCAACCCAACACGTGCAGCTTTAGAAGAAATGATTGCTGTATTAGAAAACGGTCATGCTGGTTTTGCATTCGGTTCAGGAATGGCTGCTATTACAGCTACAATTATGCTGTTCTCAAAAGGTGACCACGTTATTTTAACAGATGATGTGTATGGTGGAACGTACCGCGTTATTACGAAAGTATTAAACCGCTTCGGTATTGAGCATACATTTGTAGATACAACAAAATTAGAGGAAGTTGAAGAAGCGATTCGTCCAAATACGAAAGCGATTTACGTGGAAACACCAACGAACCCATTACTGAAAATTACTGATATTAAGAAAATATCTACTCTTGCAAAAGCGAAAGATTTATTAACAATTATTGATAACACATTCATGACGCCATATTGGCAGTCACCGATTTCTTTAGGAGCAGACATTGTACTTCATAGTGCAACGAAATATTTAGGAGGTCATAGTGACGTAGTTGCAGGTCTAGTAGTTGTAAATAGCCAGCAATTAGCAGAAGACCTTCACTTTGTACAAAATTCAACAGGAGGCATTCTTGGTCCACAAGATAGCTTCTTACTACTTCGTGGTTTAAAAACATTAGGAATTCGAATGGAAGAGCATGAAACGAATTCACGCGCTATTGCGGAGTTTTTAAATAACCATCCAAAAGTAAATAAAGTATATTACCCAGGCCTTGAGTCACATCAAAACCATGAACTTGCAACAGAACAAGCAAATGGATTTGGTGCTATTATCTCATTTGATGTAGATAGCGAAGAAACGTTAAATAAAGTACTTGAGAAATTACAATACTTTACACTTGCTGAAAGTTTAGGAGCAGTAGAAAGTTTAATTTCTATTCCATCTCAAATGACACATGCATCAATCCCAGCTGATCGTCGCAAAGAATTAGGAATTACAGATACATTAATTCGAATTTCTGTTGGTATTGAAGACGGCGAAGATTTAATTGAAGATTTAGCAAAAGCGTTATCATAA
- a CDS encoding YrrS family protein, producing the protein MAGGSRFQQKQQKRRQNGVLNIAIAIVLILVAIVSYQLFVPERKEEASPRDKKVSQQTTKENKSEKAKGKEETKKNEQEMAEAKKKEEEEKLKAEEEQKKAEEEAKANEKVPAEKTQPKATDAYTKSSWKPVGTEQGATPAMTFKKGTADWNEMNQAISAAIDVPVEQLVIHRIGNNGKNKAYGNVQDKQSGKRYYVNIDWVENEGWKPVLVQTLN; encoded by the coding sequence ATGGCAGGAGGATCTAGATTCCAACAGAAACAACAAAAACGTCGTCAAAACGGTGTTTTAAATATTGCAATCGCAATTGTATTAATATTAGTAGCTATTGTATCATATCAATTGTTTGTTCCTGAAAGAAAAGAAGAAGCGTCTCCTAGGGACAAAAAAGTATCTCAGCAAACAACGAAAGAGAATAAATCTGAGAAAGCTAAAGGAAAAGAAGAGACGAAGAAGAACGAGCAAGAGATGGCAGAAGCTAAGAAGAAAGAAGAAGAAGAGAAGCTAAAGGCTGAAGAAGAACAGAAAAAAGCTGAGGAAGAAGCGAAAGCTAACGAGAAAGTACCAGCTGAAAAAACACAGCCAAAGGCAACTGACGCTTATACGAAATCTTCTTGGAAGCCAGTAGGTACAGAGCAAGGTGCAACACCTGCGATGACGTTTAAAAAAGGTACAGCAGATTGGAATGAGATGAACCAAGCAATTTCAGCTGCAATTGACGTTCCAGTAGAGCAATTAGTTATTCATCGAATCGGAAATAACGGTAAAAATAAAGCTTACGGTAACGTACAAGATAAACAATCAGGTAAAAGATATTATGTAAATATTGATTGGGTAGAGAATGAGGGCTGGAAACCAGTACTTGTTCAAACTCTAAACTAA
- a CDS encoding O-acetylserine dependent cystathionine beta-synthase yields MNIYRGVHELIGHTPIVEITRFSLPEGVRLFAKLEFYNPGGSVKDRLGRELIEDALEKGLVTQGGTIIEPTAGNTGIGLALAALQHDLHVIVCVPEKFSIEKQELMKALGATVVHTPTEQGMTGAIAKAKELVNEIPNSYSPSQFANEANPRAYFKTLGPELWSALNGEINIFVAGAGTGGTFMGTASYLKEKNIDIKTVIVEPEGSILNGGKSGSHETEGIGLEFIPPFLKTSYFDGIHTISDRNAFLRVKELAQKEGLLVGSSSGAAFHASLLEAEKAAPGTNIVTIFPDSSERYLSKDIYKGWE; encoded by the coding sequence ATGAATATATATCGTGGAGTTCATGAGTTAATTGGTCATACACCAATTGTAGAAATTACTCGTTTTTCACTTCCGGAAGGGGTTCGTTTATTTGCAAAGCTTGAATTTTATAACCCAGGTGGAAGCGTTAAGGACCGGCTAGGAAGAGAATTAATCGAAGATGCGCTAGAAAAAGGGCTTGTAACCCAGGGTGGAACAATTATTGAACCGACTGCTGGAAATACTGGTATTGGACTGGCACTTGCAGCGTTACAACATGATTTACACGTTATTGTTTGTGTACCAGAGAAATTTAGTATTGAAAAACAAGAATTAATGAAAGCACTAGGCGCAACGGTCGTGCATACGCCGACTGAGCAAGGAATGACCGGTGCGATTGCAAAAGCGAAAGAGTTAGTAAATGAAATACCGAATTCATACTCTCCAAGTCAGTTTGCGAATGAAGCAAACCCGCGTGCATATTTCAAAACACTAGGTCCTGAACTTTGGTCGGCACTTAACGGAGAGATTAACATATTTGTTGCAGGAGCAGGAACTGGTGGTACATTCATGGGGACTGCATCTTATTTGAAAGAAAAAAATATAGATATAAAAACGGTTATTGTCGAACCAGAAGGCTCTATTTTAAATGGTGGTAAATCTGGCTCGCATGAAACAGAAGGGATTGGCCTTGAATTTATCCCGCCATTTTTGAAAACATCTTATTTTGATGGAATTCATACAATTTCTGATCGAAATGCATTTTTAAGAGTAAAGGAATTAGCGCAAAAAGAAGGACTGCTCGTTGGGAGCTCTTCCGGAGCAGCATTTCATGCAAGTTTACTTGAAGCAGAGAAAGCGGCGCCAGGTACAAATATTGTAACGATTTTTCCTGATAGTAGTGAGCGCTATTTAAGTAAAGACATATACAAAGGATGGGAATAA
- a CDS encoding class I SAM-dependent DNA methyltransferase, with protein MGTEFNGLFDEWAHTYDSFVQGEDIQYKEVFAHYEDILEDVVNKSFGNVLEFGVGTGNLTNKLLLAGRTVYGIEPSREMRMIAKEKLPQEFSITEGDFLSFEVPNSIDTIVSTYAFHHLTDDEKNVAIAKYSQLLNKGGKIVFADTIFADQDAYDKTVETAKQRGFHQLANDLQTEYYTRIPVMQSIFENNGFHVTFTRLNHFVWVMEATKQ; from the coding sequence ATGGGTACAGAATTTAATGGTTTATTTGATGAGTGGGCTCATACGTACGATTCATTTGTACAAGGCGAAGATATACAATATAAAGAAGTTTTCGCCCATTATGAGGACATTCTAGAGGATGTAGTTAACAAGTCATTTGGTAATGTATTAGAATTTGGTGTTGGTACTGGTAATTTAACAAATAAATTATTACTTGCTGGCCGCACAGTTTACGGTATAGAGCCGTCACGTGAAATGCGCATGATTGCAAAAGAGAAATTGCCGCAAGAGTTTTCCATTACAGAAGGTGATTTTCTTTCATTTGAAGTCCCAAATTCAATTGATACCATAGTAAGCACCTATGCATTTCATCATTTAACAGATGATGAAAAAAATGTAGCAATTGCGAAGTATAGTCAATTGCTAAACAAAGGTGGTAAAATAGTGTTTGCTGATACGATATTTGCAGATCAAGATGCATATGATAAAACTGTTGAAACAGCAAAACAAAGAGGTTTTCATCAGTTAGCAAATGATTTGCAAACGGAATACTATACACGTATTCCAGTCATGCAGTCTATTTTTGAAAACAATGGCTTCCATGTAACGTTTACGAGATTAAATCATTTCGTTTGGGTAATGGAGGCAACTAAGCAATAG
- a CDS encoding YrzA family protein — MSFTFEMLEDKVEFFEAGDLASLERKISEQIDNNKALMLEVHHISHQMVMDPESKRPYYSAVVHFKLKKLR, encoded by the coding sequence ATGTCATTTACCTTTGAAATGTTAGAAGATAAAGTAGAATTTTTTGAAGCGGGAGACTTAGCTTCTTTAGAACGAAAAATTAGTGAACAAATTGATAATAATAAAGCACTTATGCTTGAAGTTCATCACATCTCACATCAAATGGTTATGGATCCTGAAAGCAAAAGACCGTATTATAGCGCGGTTGTTCATTTTAAATTAAAAAAATTGCGTTAA
- the mtnN gene encoding 5'-methylthioadenosine/S-adenosylhomocysteine nucleosidase, whose translation MRIAVIGAMEEEVRILRDKLEQAETETVAGCEFTKGQLAGHEVILLKSGIGKVNAAMSTTILLERYKPEKVINTGSAGGFHHSLNVGDVVISTEVRHHDVDVTAFNYEYGQVPGMPPGFKADEALVTLAEKCMQAEENIQVVKGMIATGDSFMSDPNRVAAIRDKFEDLYAVEMEAAAVAQVCHQYEVPFVIIRALSDIAGKESNVSFDQFLDQAALHSTNFIVKVLEELK comes from the coding sequence TTGAGAATTGCTGTAATTGGAGCAATGGAAGAAGAAGTACGTATTTTACGTGACAAATTAGAACAAGCAGAAACAGAAACGGTTGCGGGTTGTGAATTTACGAAAGGACAATTAGCAGGACATGAAGTAATCCTGTTAAAGTCTGGTATTGGTAAAGTAAATGCAGCGATGTCAACGACAATTTTATTAGAAAGATATAAGCCTGAAAAAGTAATTAATACTGGTTCAGCTGGTGGATTCCATCATTCTCTAAATGTAGGAGATGTCGTTATTTCAACAGAAGTTCGTCATCATGACGTAGATGTAACAGCATTTAACTATGAGTATGGTCAAGTACCAGGAATGCCGCCGGGATTCAAGGCGGATGAAGCGTTAGTTACATTAGCTGAGAAATGTATGCAGGCAGAAGAAAATATTCAAGTTGTAAAAGGTATGATTGCAACAGGCGATTCATTTATGAGTGATCCGAACCGCGTTGCAGCAATTCGTGATAAATTTGAAGATCTTTATGCAGTAGAAATGGAAGCAGCAGCTGTTGCGCAAGTATGCCACCAATATGAGGTCCCATTTGTTATTATTCGTGCACTTTCTGATATTGCTGGTAAAGAATCAAATGTTTCATTTGATCAATTTTTAGATCAAGCAGCTCTTCATTCTACAAACTTTATCGTAAAAGTACTAGAAGAGTTAAAGTAA